The following proteins are co-located in the Silene latifolia isolate original U9 population chromosome 1, ASM4854445v1, whole genome shotgun sequence genome:
- the LOC141594920 gene encoding 5-methyltetrahydropteroyltriglutamate--homocysteine methyltransferase gives MASHIVGYPRMGPKRELKFALESFWDGKSSAEDLKKVSADLRSSIWKQMSDVGIKYIPSNTFAYYDQVLDTTAMLGAVPPRYGWSDGEIGFDVYFSMARGNATIPAMEMTKWFDTNYHYIVPELGPDMKFSYASHKAVEEYKEAKALGVDTVPTLVGPVSYLLMSKPAKGVDKSFNLLSLLPKILAIYKEVVGELKAAGATWIQFDEPQLVMDLDAHKLQAFTEAYSELESTLSGLNVVVETYFADLTADAYKTLVSLKGVSGFGFDLIRGTKTLDLIKSDFPSGKYLFAGVVDGRNIWANDLAASLATLQSLEGIVGKDKLVVSTSCSLLHTAVDIVNETKLDDEIKSWLAFAAQKVVEVNALAKALAGQKDEAFFSTNAAALASRKSSPRVTNEGVQKAAAALKGSDHRRATNVSARLDAQQKKLNLPVLPTTTIGSFPQTVELRRVRREYKSKKVSEEEYVAAIREEISKVVKLQEELDIDVLVHGEPERNDMVEYFGEQLSGFAFSANGWVQSYGSRCVKPPIIYGDVSRPKAMTVFWSSMAQSMTPRPMKGMLTGPVTILNWSFVRNDQPRHETCYQIALAIKDEVEDLEKAGINVIQIDEAALREGLPLRKSEHDFYLKWAVHSFRITNVGVQDTTQIHTHMCYSNFNDIIHSIIDMDADVITIENSRSDEKLLSVFREGVKYGAGIGPGVYDIHSPRIPPTEEIADRIRKMLAVLESNVLWVNPDCGLKTRKYGEVNPALTNMVDAAKLLRKELASAK, from the exons ATGGCATCACACATTGTTGGATACCCACGTATGGGCCCCAAGAGGGAGCTCAAGTTCGCTCTTGAATCTTTCTGGGATGGAAAGAGCAGTGCCGAGGATTTGAAGAAGGTGTCCGCCGATCTAAGGTCATCCATCTGGAAACAAATGTCTGATGTCGGCATTAAGTACATTCCCAGCAACACTTTTGCTTACTATGACCAGGTTCTTGACACAACTGCCATGCTCGGCGCTGTTCCCCCAAGGTACGGGTGGAGTGATGGTGAGATCGGATTTGATGTCTATTTCTCTATGGCTAGAGGTAATGCCACCATCCCCGCTATGGAGATGACCAAGTGGTTTGACACCAACTA CCACTACATTGTCCCTGAGTTGGGTCCCGACATGAAGTTTTCGTATGCCTCTCACAAGGCCGTAGAAGAGTACAAGGAGGCCAAGGCT CTCGGAGTCGACACTGTCCCGACTCTTGTTGGACCAGTCTCATATTTGTTGATGTCCAAGCCTGCTAAGGGCGTGGACAAGTCATTCAACCTCCTTTCTCTTCTTCCCAAGATCCTAGCAATCTACAA GGAAGTTGTGGGCGAACTTAAGGCCGCTGGCGCTACATGGATTCAGTTTGATGAGCCTCAATTGgtgatggaccttgatgctcacAAACTCCAGGCCTTCACTGAAGCTTACTCTGAATTGGAATCTACCCTGTCTGGTCTGAACGTTGTTGTTGAGACTTACTTTGCCGATTTAACCGCTGATGCATACAAGACCCTTGTCTCTTTGAAGGGTGTTTCTGGATTTGGATTTGATTTGATCCGTGGAACAAAGACCTTGGACTTGATTAAAAGCGACTTCCCATCCGGGAAATACCTTTTTGCTGGTGTTGTTGATGGAAGAAACATCTGGGCTAATGACCTAGCTGCTTCCCTTGCAACCCTTCAAAGTCTTGAGGGAATTGTTGGAAAAG ACAAGCTAGTGGTATCTACCTCTTGCTCACTTCTTCACACCGCTGTCGACATTGTTAACGAGACCAAGCTAGATGATGAAATCAAGTCATGGCTCGCATTTGCTGCACAGAAAGTTGTGGAAGTTAATGCTTTGGCCAAGGCTTTGGCTGGGCAAAAGGATGAG GCTTTCTTCTCTACTAACGCTGCTGCTTTGGCCTCAAGAAAGTCCTCCCCAAGAGTCACAAATGAAGGTGTTCAAAAGGCT GCTGCCGCTTTGAAGGGATCAGACCACCGACGTGCCACAAATGTCAGTGCTAGACTTGATGCTCAACAGAAGAAGCTTAACCTTCCCGTCCTCCCCACAACCACCATTGGATCCTTCCCACAGACCGTGGAACTCAGGAGGGTTCGCCGTGAGTACAAGAGCAAGAA GGTTTCCGAGGAGGAATATGTTGCTGCCATCAGGGAGGAAATCAGCAAGGTTGTTAAGCTCCAGGAGGAACTTGACATTGATGTCCTTGTCCACGGAGAGCCTGAG AGGAACGATATGGTTGAGTACTTTGGAGAGCAGCTATCTGGTTTTGCTTTCTCTGCTAACGGTTGGGTTCAATCTTATGGATCTCGCTGTGTGAAGCCACCAATTATCTATGGTGATGTGAGCCGCCCTAAGGCAATGACCGTTTTCTGGTCATCCATGGCACAAAGCATGACCCCCCGCCCAATGAAGGGTATGCTTACCGGGCCCGTCACCATTCTTAACTGGTCCTTCGTCAGAAATGATCAACCCAG GCACGAGACTTGCTACCAGATTGCTCTTGCCATCAAGGACGAGGTCGAGGATCTTGAGAAGGCTGGCATTAATGTTATCCAGATTGATGAGGCTGCTTTGAGAGAAGGTTTGCCTCTCAGGAAGTCCGAGCATGACTTCTACTTGAAGTGGGCTGTCCACTCCTTCCGTATCACCAACGTTGGCGTCCAAGACACCACCCAG ATCCACACCCACATGTGCTATTCCAACTTCAACGACATCATCCACTCCATCATCGACATGGATGCTGACGTCATCACCATTGAAAACTCTCGCTCTGACGAGAAGCTGCTCTCAGTTTTCAGAGAGGGTGTCAAGTACGGAGCTGGAATTGGGCCTGGTGTCTACGACATCCACTCACCTAGGATCCCACCTACCGAGGAAATTGCTGACAGGATCAGGAAGATGCTTGCAGTGTTGGAGTCCAACGTCCTATGGGTCAACCCTGACTGTGGTCTCAAGACCCGTAAGTACGGTGAGGTCAACCCAGCCCTAACCAACATGGTTGATGCCGCCAAGTTGCTCCGCAAAGAGCTTGCCAGTGCCAAGTAG